A stretch of Porites lutea chromosome 5, jaPorLute2.1, whole genome shotgun sequence DNA encodes these proteins:
- the LOC140937058 gene encoding trace amine-associated receptor 9-like, giving the protein MPAKDESAVTAFVLYGCQAFFIVIANSLVLWLIRRKRRLRTTTNFMLASLAASDLLTGLLAIPMVIACSTTEITDLCVAMDILNRFLAFSSVGHLMLLSIDRYIRVTKLLQYPSIVTEDRVGWMLASVWVFALVASMVQLVWILSFLENNMSEATLIRIDIGYLIFCLATVVVLPLLLMTMIYTKIFVNLRRQSHEIHSELSSEQSSDRINVGRRRLNEKKIASLFIAMIAVFISGLFFYFLWGLMDDLEVKALHSISQNAMNNITIAILFFRFLTALCNPLLCTFIKQDFLEALRSLGGGVRHSRSSRSTNVTSM; this is encoded by the coding sequence ATGCCTGCTAAAGACGAGAGCGCTGTCACAGCGTTCGTTCTTTACGGGTGTCAAGCGTTCTTCATCGTTATTGCGAACAGCCTGGTCCTTTGGTTAATTCGGCGAAAACGACGTCTTCGTACCACAACAAACTTCATGCTAGCAAGTCTTGCAGCCAGTGATCTCCTAACCGGCTTGCTCGCGATACCCATGGTTATTGCGTGTTCGACAACGGAAATTACGGACTTGTGTGTAGCCATGGACATCTTGAACCGTTTCTTGGCTTTCTCTTCTGTGGGACATTTAATGCTCCTGTCCATCGACCGCTACATCAGAGTAACCAAGCTGCTACAGTATCCCTCGATCGTCACTGAGGACAGGGTAGGCTGGATGCTGGCATCTGTCTGGGTATTTGCACTCGTTGCCTCCATGGTACAACTTGTTTGGATCCTAAGCTTTTTAGAAAATAACATGAGTGAAGCCACCCTGATCCGCATTGACATCGGTTACCTCATCTTTTGCTTGGCCACAGTAGTCGTTCTGCCACTTCTTCTAATGACCATGATTTATACCAAGATCTTTGTTAATCTTCGGAGACAAAGCCATGAAATCCACAGCGAGCTGTCTAGTGAACAATCGTCGGACCGAATCAACGTCGGGAGAAGAAGActaaacgaaaagaaaatcgcCTCTTTGTTTATAGCCATGATCGCAGTTTTCATCTCTGGTTTATTTTTCTACTTTCTTTGGGGGTTAATGGACGACCTTGAAGTCAAAGCATTACATAGCATCTCTCAAAACGCTATGAACAATATAACAATCGCCATACTTTTCTTCCGCTTTCTCACCGCGTTATGCAACCCTCTTTTGTGCACTTTTATCAAGCAAGACTTTCTAGAAGCGTTGAGATCGCTTGGCGGAGGAGTAAGACACTCTAGGAGCTCAAGGAGTACAAACGTCACCTCCATGTAA